The following coding sequences are from one Streptomyces sp. NBC_00536 window:
- a CDS encoding PE-PPE domain-containing protein produces MSTTKRQTLARRLKSVLASTALVLAAAAVAPAAAHAEPAAHHYYIEIGGTGAAADEPECTTSFQAANEHLNGGIAVPVCYVASGGPFVGSHNEQPAPFAPSFGDSVNQGYWNARAALESTYRADPTATFTIAGYSQGAWVGDLLLQTIAANGTEVPRSQVDGMLYSDPMQPGTGFWHLVPEGTLIPFVAYSPGTGPEEFTGVPVQRHCIQTDGVCDATSLDSFPGFLQQHPRYFQEGSIIETTLANHGSSGTVWYPAA; encoded by the coding sequence ATGTCCACCACCAAGCGGCAGACGCTCGCCCGCCGTCTCAAGTCAGTCCTCGCCTCGACGGCCCTGGTGCTCGCCGCCGCGGCCGTCGCACCGGCCGCCGCGCACGCCGAACCGGCGGCGCACCACTACTACATCGAGATCGGCGGCACCGGAGCGGCCGCGGACGAACCCGAATGCACCACGAGCTTCCAGGCCGCGAACGAGCACCTGAACGGCGGCATCGCGGTTCCCGTCTGCTACGTGGCCAGCGGCGGCCCGTTCGTCGGCAGCCACAACGAGCAGCCCGCCCCGTTCGCGCCGAGCTTCGGCGACAGCGTGAACCAGGGCTACTGGAACGCCCGGGCCGCACTGGAGAGCACCTACCGCGCGGACCCCACGGCGACCTTCACGATCGCGGGCTACTCCCAGGGCGCCTGGGTCGGCGACCTGCTCCTCCAGACGATCGCCGCCAACGGCACCGAGGTGCCCCGTTCACAGGTCGACGGCATGCTCTACTCCGACCCGATGCAGCCCGGCACCGGCTTCTGGCATCTGGTGCCCGAGGGGACCCTCATTCCGTTCGTGGCGTATTCGCCCGGTACCGGCCCGGAGGAGTTCACCGGCGTCCCGGTCCAGCGCCACTGCATCCAGACCGACGGCGTGTGCGACGCGACCTCCCTGGACTCCTTCCCCGGCTTCCTCCAGCAGCACCCGCGGTACTTCCAGGAAGGCAGCATCATCGAGACCACCCTCGCGAACCACGGCAGCAGCGGCACCGTCTGGTACCCGGCGGCCTGA
- a CDS encoding aldo/keto reductase, which translates to MVDTVFSLGGDLPVRRLGFGTGGLVGPGYWGPRGDREQARALLRTAVERGVGLIDTADNYGPDLAEELIAEALYPYADGLVIATKGGVVRTGPDEWHVAGRPEQLRAACEASLRRLRVDRIDLYQLHRFDPALPEAEQLGVLAQLRAEGKIRHIGLDSVSADQLALALESEPVASVQNAFHLLDRSAAPLLALCEAEGIAFLPYYPLGSGALTRDGSAALAAVAAAHGAGPGQIALAWLLHRSPVLCPTPGTGSPVHLAENLDAAAIELSPAELALLDALAA; encoded by the coding sequence ATGGTGGACACGGTGTTCAGTCTGGGTGGGGACCTGCCGGTGCGCCGGCTCGGCTTCGGTACGGGCGGCCTGGTCGGCCCCGGGTACTGGGGGCCGCGCGGGGACCGGGAGCAGGCACGGGCGCTGCTGCGCACGGCGGTGGAGCGCGGGGTCGGCCTCATCGACACCGCCGACAACTACGGCCCGGATCTGGCCGAGGAGCTGATCGCGGAGGCCCTGTACCCGTACGCCGACGGCCTGGTCATCGCCACGAAGGGCGGGGTGGTGCGCACGGGCCCCGACGAGTGGCACGTCGCGGGGCGGCCGGAGCAGTTGCGGGCGGCGTGCGAGGCGAGTCTGCGGCGGCTGCGGGTGGACCGGATCGACCTCTACCAGCTGCACCGCTTCGATCCGGCACTGCCGGAGGCCGAACAGCTGGGCGTACTGGCGCAGTTGCGCGCGGAGGGCAAGATCCGGCACATCGGCCTGGACAGCGTGAGCGCCGACCAGCTGGCGCTGGCCCTGGAATCGGAGCCGGTGGCCTCCGTCCAGAACGCCTTCCACCTGCTGGACCGTTCGGCCGCGCCGCTGCTCGCGCTGTGCGAGGCCGAGGGGATCGCCTTCCTCCCCTACTACCCGCTGGGCAGCGGTGCGCTGACCCGCGACGGGTCGGCGGCACTGGCGGCGGTGGCCGCCGCGCACGGGGCCGGGCCGGGGCAGATCGCCCTGGCCTGGCTGCTGCACCGCTCGCCGGTGCTGTGCCCGACGCCGGGCACGGGGTCGCCCGTACACCTGGCGGAGAACCTGGACGCGGCCGCGATCGAGCTGTCCCCGGCGGAGCTGGCCCTGCTGGACGCGCTCGCCGCCTAG
- a CDS encoding DUF1697 domain-containing protein — MTTRTYAALLRGINVGGHKKVPMAELRQVLAGLGHTDVQTYLQSGNAVFTTDRTASEDVLARELEAAIEGHFGFRVPCLVVDGAHLRAVAAACPFPAATLEGKQLHVTFTSEQPAAERFAALDEDAFLPEEFRVGDRVIYLYAPEGLGRSKLGEALARPAVVKGLDVTTRNWNTVAKLVELTAEHPPEG, encoded by the coding sequence ATGACCACACGGACGTACGCCGCCCTGCTGCGCGGCATCAATGTCGGCGGGCACAAGAAGGTCCCGATGGCCGAGCTGCGCCAGGTCCTGGCGGGGCTCGGCCACACGGATGTCCAGACCTACCTGCAGAGCGGCAACGCCGTCTTCACCACGGACCGGACCGCGTCCGAAGACGTCCTCGCCCGCGAGCTGGAGGCGGCCATCGAGGGCCACTTCGGCTTCCGCGTCCCCTGCCTGGTGGTCGACGGCGCGCACCTGCGGGCCGTGGCCGCCGCCTGCCCCTTCCCCGCCGCCACCCTGGAGGGCAAGCAGCTGCACGTCACCTTCACGTCCGAGCAGCCCGCGGCGGAACGCTTCGCCGCGCTCGACGAAGACGCCTTCCTCCCGGAGGAGTTCCGGGTCGGCGACCGGGTGATCTACCTCTACGCCCCCGAGGGCCTCGGCCGTTCGAAGCTGGGCGAGGCACTGGCCCGCCCGGCCGTGGTCAAGGGTCTCGACGTCACCACCCGCAACTGGAACACGGTCGCCAAACTCGTCGAACTCACCGCCGAGCACCCACCGGAAGGCTAG
- a CDS encoding ketopantoate reductase family protein, whose translation MRYIIIGAGAIGATIGGRLAEAGGEAVLVARGPHAEALRADGLRLTTADGTRVHRLPVVTGPEELGELRPDDVLLLAVKTQDAIAALDAWGDAEVTGGGTAAQRLPLVCAQNGVESERLALRRFDRVYGLCVWLPASFLEPGAVSALGSPHTGILHLGRAAGGADARARRIGADLERAGFETVVTEDVMRWKYAKLLGNLGNAIQATTGPEPDPAKAALLLRAVREAKAAFAAAGIGYASAAEESAARDGKAVQPPGVRGGSSWQSLRRGTGSIEADYLNGEISLLGRLHGIPTPVNDVLRRASNIFARESLPPGAMGIGDLTALADEAEARA comes from the coding sequence ATGCGTTACATCATCATCGGAGCGGGCGCCATCGGGGCCACCATCGGCGGACGTCTCGCGGAGGCGGGCGGCGAGGCCGTCCTCGTCGCCCGCGGCCCGCACGCGGAGGCCCTGCGCGCGGACGGCCTGCGGCTCACCACCGCCGACGGCACCCGCGTCCACCGGCTGCCCGTGGTCACCGGACCGGAGGAACTCGGCGAGCTGCGCCCCGACGACGTCCTGCTGCTGGCCGTCAAGACCCAGGACGCCATCGCCGCCCTCGACGCGTGGGGCGACGCGGAGGTCACCGGCGGCGGCACCGCCGCCCAGCGGCTGCCGCTGGTCTGCGCGCAGAACGGCGTGGAGAGCGAGCGCCTCGCGCTGCGCCGCTTCGACCGGGTCTACGGACTGTGCGTCTGGCTGCCCGCCAGCTTCCTGGAGCCCGGCGCGGTCTCCGCCCTCGGCAGCCCGCACACCGGGATCCTGCACCTGGGCCGGGCCGCGGGCGGCGCGGACGCGCGCGCCCGGCGGATCGGCGCCGACCTGGAGCGGGCCGGGTTCGAGACGGTGGTCACCGAGGACGTGATGCGCTGGAAGTACGCGAAGCTGCTCGGCAACCTCGGCAACGCGATCCAGGCCACCACCGGCCCCGAGCCGGACCCCGCCAAGGCCGCGCTGCTGCTGCGGGCGGTCCGCGAGGCCAAGGCGGCCTTCGCGGCGGCCGGGATCGGCTACGCCTCGGCCGCCGAGGAGTCGGCGGCGCGCGACGGCAAGGCCGTGCAGCCGCCCGGTGTGCGCGGCGGCTCGTCCTGGCAGAGCCTGCGCCGCGGCACCGGCAGCATCGAAGCGGACTACCTCAACGGGGAGATCTCCCTGCTGGGGCGGCTGCACGGGATCCCGACCCCGGTCAACGACGTGCTGCGCCGCGCCTCCAACATCTTCGCCCGCGAGAGCCTGCCCCCGGGCGCCATGGGCATCGGCGACCTCACCGCCCTCGCCGACGAGGCGGAGGCCCGCGCGTGA